The Chryseobacterium indicum genome includes a window with the following:
- a CDS encoding DUF6443 domain-containing protein, giving the protein MIKNIIERKENSAVKYASLFMLLFSGAALAQNGLSTDKNFIYTKTCLDADCVKKAEAVQYFDGLGRPVQSVAIKATPLGRDMVTPVEYNSVGKQVKDYLPVPQAGTSEGAFYSAPLDAVPAAYGTERIYSEKIYDNVYTNRVKQVVSTGTAWTLKPVNLGYDTNADGEVKKYVLTTAWTDGRTDSQISAAAPYAANQLMKSSVTDPDGNTTTEFTNGEGQTILVRKNDGTQDVDTYYLYNEYGQLAYVIPPLAVNTTLDQTTLDNLCYQYRYDGMGKLVEKKVPGKGWEYMVYDQQDRVIMTQDANLRTAKSSSFSAQGWMFTKYDKFGRVAYTGFYPSADTRTTVQNYVNALSANPGNNETRTSASFSSDGMDIFYSQDAFPSAGIKVLTVNYYDTYPVYSFNPAFPATVMGKGIITDAQNAPISTKALPTMSLVKNIEDNNWTKSYVYYDDKARAVSSYSVNHLGGYTKTESELDFAGVTKQTKTYHKRLDTDTEKVISQVFEYDPQNRVKKIWHQVNSQPQELLAENSYNELSQLTGKKVGNNLQSIDYTYDVRGALTKVNDPANLGTKLFGYELKYFNPENTGSSTGKYNGNIAEVTWKTATDGVKRRYNYQYDALNRLKKGIYSEPETSLPPSNFYNESVTYDMNSNILSLQRFTKGSAGTALRIDDLTYTYTGNRLNSVTDSSTNYSGYPDTSGAAISYDDNGNMISHADKGVLQIDYNFLNQPSLLIFNQTYIPRVLSRPVNIRAFYQYSASGEKLRKMYVHKNPAGSGQETVTTDYLNGFQYESKQINSTPVAATLKFVPTAEGYYDFEKNQYIYSYTDHLGNIRVSYFKNTNGSAEVLEENNFYPFGMKHEGYNQTTGNPAYSYQYNGKELQKETGWSDYGARMYMSDIARWGVIDPLAEQMRRYSPYTYAYNNPVSNIDPDGRKPKSWDDEQANIMYKVAPEGSLWWVYASGSHVGAGMQGGGDGIGDFFGQMKVRSGGGGGGSSASAKDNIDSFVRNGVSYEVAVKVSQNGAISFDDFAGSGNYFKGIDFSGYGDTDPHDIIIRNRKGHIMYRILSKTVYKDVKIDTDIEIGNPMTVNLEDYEKMGAHAVGFSLDYSATLGGGPNGGLAFVYFMAGGDAGSGYVYGYTGGNTGFEASIGVSKFYAKFVDKELKDNFNAAGYAGKSSGHGFGVGVWGYSKSWGNRTNDGELWPGQKSKTTWVTISNGAAYGEMGGKVFWSNYKILKKVF; this is encoded by the coding sequence ATGATAAAAAATATAATCGAACGAAAAGAAAATTCAGCCGTGAAGTATGCTTCCCTGTTTATGCTTCTTTTTTCCGGTGCCGCTTTGGCGCAAAACGGTTTAAGCACGGATAAGAACTTCATCTATACCAAAACCTGCCTCGATGCAGACTGCGTGAAGAAAGCCGAAGCCGTGCAGTATTTCGACGGACTCGGAAGACCCGTACAGTCCGTAGCCATTAAAGCCACCCCGCTCGGAAGAGATATGGTAACCCCTGTAGAATACAACAGCGTAGGAAAACAGGTGAAAGATTACCTGCCGGTTCCCCAGGCCGGAACCTCAGAAGGCGCTTTTTACAGCGCTCCTTTAGACGCAGTTCCCGCCGCCTACGGAACCGAAAGGATCTATTCCGAAAAGATCTATGACAATGTTTATACCAACAGGGTAAAGCAGGTGGTTTCCACAGGAACTGCGTGGACGCTGAAGCCTGTAAACCTGGGATATGATACCAATGCAGACGGCGAAGTGAAGAAATATGTCCTCACGACCGCGTGGACGGACGGAAGAACCGATTCCCAGATCTCAGCGGCGGCTCCATATGCTGCCAACCAGCTCATGAAATCTTCGGTAACAGATCCGGACGGAAATACCACCACCGAATTTACCAACGGCGAAGGACAGACCATTCTGGTAAGGAAAAATGACGGGACTCAGGATGTGGATACCTATTACCTGTACAACGAATACGGGCAGCTTGCCTATGTGATCCCGCCGCTGGCAGTGAATACCACACTCGATCAGACCACTCTGGACAACCTCTGTTACCAGTACCGTTATGACGGGATGGGAAAACTCGTGGAGAAAAAAGTACCCGGAAAAGGATGGGAGTACATGGTCTACGATCAGCAGGACCGGGTGATCATGACGCAGGATGCCAACCTGAGAACTGCCAAAAGCTCCTCCTTCTCTGCACAGGGATGGATGTTTACCAAATACGATAAATTCGGGAGGGTGGCCTACACGGGCTTCTACCCTTCTGCAGATACCCGGACAACAGTACAGAATTATGTGAATGCACTTTCTGCCAATCCCGGAAACAACGAAACCAGAACGTCGGCTTCCTTCTCTTCCGACGGAATGGATATTTTCTATTCGCAGGATGCCTTTCCGTCTGCGGGAATTAAGGTACTGACTGTTAATTACTACGATACCTATCCTGTGTACAGCTTCAATCCGGCATTTCCGGCAACGGTAATGGGCAAAGGCATTATTACCGATGCCCAGAATGCCCCCATCAGCACCAAAGCCCTGCCGACCATGAGCCTGGTGAAAAATATTGAGGACAATAACTGGACGAAAAGCTATGTGTACTACGATGATAAGGCAAGGGCGGTTTCTTCCTACTCCGTCAATCATCTCGGAGGATATACAAAAACAGAATCTGAGCTGGATTTTGCAGGAGTGACCAAGCAGACGAAAACCTACCACAAAAGGCTGGATACCGATACCGAAAAGGTGATTTCCCAGGTTTTTGAGTACGATCCCCAGAACAGGGTGAAAAAAATATGGCACCAGGTGAACAGCCAGCCACAGGAGCTTCTTGCCGAAAACAGCTACAACGAGCTTTCCCAGCTTACCGGTAAGAAGGTGGGCAACAACCTGCAAAGCATAGACTATACCTACGATGTCCGTGGCGCACTCACCAAAGTGAACGATCCTGCCAATCTGGGCACAAAGCTCTTCGGGTACGAGCTGAAATACTTCAATCCTGAAAATACCGGCAGCTCGACAGGGAAATACAACGGCAATATTGCAGAGGTAACCTGGAAAACCGCAACAGACGGAGTAAAAAGAAGATACAATTACCAGTATGATGCCCTGAACAGGCTGAAAAAAGGAATTTATTCCGAGCCTGAAACCTCTCTGCCGCCAAGTAATTTCTACAACGAATCGGTGACGTATGACATGAACTCCAACATTCTTTCTCTGCAGAGGTTTACCAAAGGAAGTGCCGGAACAGCGCTGCGGATAGATGACCTTACCTACACCTACACCGGAAACAGGCTGAACTCCGTTACCGACAGCTCCACCAACTACAGTGGGTATCCCGATACCTCCGGAGCTGCCATTTCTTATGATGATAATGGAAATATGATCAGCCATGCAGATAAAGGGGTTTTACAGATCGATTATAATTTCCTGAACCAGCCGAGTCTATTGATATTTAATCAGACTTATATTCCAAGAGTTCTTTCCCGCCCGGTAAATATCCGTGCTTTTTATCAGTATAGCGCATCAGGAGAGAAGCTCCGAAAAATGTATGTTCATAAAAACCCTGCCGGATCCGGACAGGAAACTGTTACCACAGATTATTTAAATGGTTTTCAGTATGAATCTAAACAGATCAATTCAACTCCGGTTGCTGCCACTTTAAAATTTGTCCCTACTGCGGAAGGATATTACGATTTCGAAAAAAATCAGTATATTTACAGCTATACAGACCATTTGGGGAATATTAGAGTAAGCTACTTTAAAAACACCAATGGCAGCGCAGAAGTTCTTGAAGAAAACAACTTCTACCCTTTTGGGATGAAGCATGAAGGATATAACCAGACGACAGGAAATCCGGCATACAGCTACCAGTACAACGGGAAGGAATTGCAGAAGGAAACCGGATGGAGCGATTACGGGGCTAGAATGTATATGAGCGATATTGCAAGATGGGGCGTGATAGATCCGCTTGCGGAACAGATGAGAAGATATTCTCCGTATACTTATGCCTATAATAACCCTGTGAGTAATATTGATCCCGATGGTAGGAAGCCAAAGTCGTGGGATGATGAACAAGCAAATATCATGTACAAAGTTGCGCCGGAAGGTTCTCTTTGGTGGGTTTATGCTAGTGGAAGTCACGTAGGAGCAGGTATGCAAGGCGGTGGTGACGGCATTGGTGATTTCTTCGGACAAATGAAAGTTCGTTCCGGTGGCGGTGGTGGAGGAAGTAGCGCTAGTGCTAAAGATAATATTGATTCCTTTGTAAGAAACGGTGTTTCTTATGAAGTTGCCGTAAAAGTAAGCCAGAATGGTGCAATATCTTTTGATGATTTCGCCGGTTCAGGAAATTATTTCAAAGGAATAGATTTTTCAGGTTATGGAGATACTGATCCTCATGACATCATCATTAGAAATAGAAAGGGACATATTATGTACCGAATTTTATCCAAGACTGTTTACAAAGACGTAAAAATTGATACAGATATAGAAATTGGAAACCCAATGACAGTTAATTTGGAGGATTATGAAAAGATGGGGGCACATGCTGTCGGATTTAGTTTAGATTATAGTGCTACACTGGGAGGAGGACCAAATGGAGGACTTGCATTTGTTTATTTTATGGCTGGAGGTGATGCTGGAAGTGGCTATGTTTATGGATATACTGGAGGAAATACTGGATTTGAAGCATCTATTGGCGTTAGTAAGTTTTATGCAAAGTTCGTTGATAAAGAATTAAAAGATAACTTTAATGCTGCTGGTTATGCTGGAAAATCTTCAGGTCATGGTTTTGGAGTTGGAGTTTGGGGATATTCAAAATCTTGGGGTAATAGAACAAATGATGGAGAATTATGGCCAGGACAAAAAAGTAAAACAACTTGGGTTACAATATCTAATGGTGCTGCATATGGAGAGATGGGAGGGAAAGTATTTTGGTCAAATTATAAAATATTAAAAAAAGTTTTCTAA